One segment of Triticum aestivum cultivar Chinese Spring chromosome 2A, IWGSC CS RefSeq v2.1, whole genome shotgun sequence DNA contains the following:
- the LOC543383 gene encoding periaxin, with the protein MAKCLAAALLLLAVLASCDGRELNEKVAATRGAGVGESKAMGLPDLPAVTLPTAPTLPTLPTLPTLPTLPTLPTLPLVGAITGTSTITGPAVALPAIPAHP; encoded by the coding sequence ATGGCGAAGTGTCTCGCCGCCGCGCTCCTGCTACTGGCGGTGCTCGCGTCCTGCGACGGGAGGGAGCTGAACGAGAAGGTTGCAGCGACACGCGGTGCCGGCGTCGGCGAGTCCAAGGCGATGGGGTTGCCGGACTTGCCAGCTGTGACTCTCCCCACGGCCCCGACGCTGCCCACACTCCCGACGCTCCCGACGCTCCCCACACTCCCGACGCTCCCGACGCTCCCGCTGGTGGGAGCCATTACCGGTACCAGTACAATTACCGGCCCGGCGGTGGCGCTTCCGGCGATCCCTGCTCACCCTTGA